From Pelosinus fermentans DSM 17108, the proteins below share one genomic window:
- a CDS encoding Lrp/AsnC family transcriptional regulator, with translation MQFKNLDEVDRKILKFLSENGRLSNAELGRLLNLTRAAVRERINQLIDHGIIDRFTIVVNPLKAGKMVSMYFNINVEWSKIDSIAEKLFADQEITNVYQMSGHPHLHVHALFDNQEQGNHYMRKLQSIDGIQSVDSEFLITRYKERGALLL, from the coding sequence ATGCAATTCAAGAACCTAGATGAAGTGGATAGAAAAATCCTTAAATTTTTATCAGAAAATGGACGTCTGAGCAACGCAGAACTCGGTCGTCTTTTGAATTTAACGCGTGCGGCTGTCAGAGAACGTATTAACCAATTAATCGATCATGGAATTATTGATCGTTTTACCATTGTAGTCAACCCTCTTAAAGCTGGAAAGATGGTCTCCATGTACTTTAACATCAATGTCGAATGGTCTAAGATCGACTCCATCGCCGAAAAACTCTTTGCTGACCAGGAAATAACAAATGTATATCAGATGAGTGGTCACCCCCACTTACATGTACATGCCCTCTTTGATAACCAAGAACAAGGAAATCACTATATGCGCAAGCTGCAATCCATTGATGGAATTCAAAGCGTAGATTCTGAATTTTTAATCACCCGTTATAAAGAACGAGGTGCTTTACTCCTCTAA
- a CDS encoding 3D domain-containing protein: MMNHKNKRHRTISRFQKKFKNIAAAAVAGAAILSGAMLPGLAAPVAHASADPSNADPPAVTEQAKDTNTSKHMEKSTPNQGDQQKSKDSKSKDTSSKTPSKYEDVLHITATAYAPGAHDNDQWGDKTYLGTQIRPGVVAVDPDVIPLGSRLYIQYPDGHGEYAVAEDTGGAIKGNRIDIAKTSVDKAQDFGMKDVKVFVVEKGDA; this comes from the coding sequence ATGATGAATCATAAAAACAAGCGTCATCGCACAATTTCGCGTTTTCAGAAAAAATTCAAGAATATAGCGGCAGCCGCTGTAGCTGGCGCCGCTATATTGTCTGGAGCTATGCTGCCAGGACTTGCAGCACCTGTTGCACATGCTTCAGCAGATCCATCCAATGCAGATCCGCCAGCTGTTACCGAACAAGCTAAAGATACTAATACTTCCAAGCATATGGAGAAATCAACTCCAAATCAAGGTGATCAGCAAAAATCTAAAGACAGCAAGTCCAAAGACACATCCTCCAAAACACCCAGTAAGTATGAAGACGTCTTGCATATCACTGCCACTGCTTATGCGCCAGGAGCTCATGACAATGATCAATGGGGTGATAAAACCTATTTGGGCACACAGATACGTCCTGGTGTAGTTGCCGTTGACCCGGATGTAATTCCACTAGGATCGCGCCTCTACATTCAGTATCCTGATGGACATGGTGAATACGCCGTAGCAGAGGATACTGGTGGAGCGATTAAGGGCAATCGTATCGATATTGCCAAAACATCCGTAGACAAAGCCCAGGATTTTGGCATGAAAGACGTAAAAGTATTTGTTGTCGAAAAAGGCGATGCATAA
- a CDS encoding flavodoxin family protein, translating to MKVIAINGSPNSKGNTYHSLEQVGEALLAEGIEFEIIHIGNKIIRGCLACGGCAKNLNERCVIPNDEVNESIQKIKEADGILLGSPVHFSGIAGTMKSFLDRVFYVTSVNGGLLRHKVGATLAAVRRSGGVATFDALNHYINYAEMIMPASNYWNVIHGTAPAEVKDDHEGQQILRVLGKNMAWLMKTLAAGKTQIPPLPQEEKVFTNFIR from the coding sequence ATGAAAGTCATCGCTATTAATGGAAGTCCAAACAGCAAGGGTAATACATATCATTCATTAGAACAAGTAGGGGAAGCATTACTAGCTGAGGGAATTGAGTTTGAAATCATCCATATTGGCAATAAAATCATCAGAGGCTGCTTAGCCTGTGGAGGCTGTGCTAAGAACCTGAATGAACGCTGTGTCATTCCAAATGATGAAGTCAATGAATCTATCCAGAAAATCAAAGAAGCCGATGGTATTTTGCTGGGATCTCCTGTACATTTTTCAGGCATTGCCGGCACTATGAAATCCTTTTTAGATCGTGTATTTTATGTAACAAGTGTAAATGGAGGATTACTCCGCCACAAAGTCGGAGCAACCCTTGCGGCAGTCCGCCGTTCCGGCGGTGTAGCAACTTTCGATGCTCTAAACCATTATATTAACTATGCTGAAATGATTATGCCAGCCTCTAACTACTGGAATGTAATCCATGGTACAGCACCCGCAGAAGTCAAAGATGATCATGAAGGTCAGCAAATTCTTAGAGTTCTAGGCAAAAATATGGCTTGGCTTATGAAAACACTAGCTGCTGGGAAAACGCAAATACCACCTCTTCCTCAAGAAGAAAAGGTATTTACAAATTTCATACGATAA
- a CDS encoding CoA transferase subunit A produces MVKICTAKEAVESISEGMSIMIGGFLNVGAPENLIQALVEKGVKNLTIISNDTGFAGKGIGKLQDHKQVAKVYTSYVGGHPAYGQCMDSGEVEVVLVPQGTLAEQIRAAGAGLGGVLTPTGVGTIAAQGKQEVVIHDKTYLMELALSADVAFIKAHQADTSGNLVYRRCARNFNPIMATAAKIVIAEVEEIVPVGAIDPDQVITPGIFVDFIVKGDIEYGRNG; encoded by the coding sequence ATGGTAAAAATCTGCACAGCGAAAGAGGCGGTAGAAAGTATTTCAGAAGGGATGTCAATTATGATTGGCGGTTTTCTCAATGTAGGTGCGCCAGAGAATTTGATACAGGCTTTAGTTGAAAAAGGTGTTAAGAATTTAACGATTATTTCCAATGATACAGGGTTTGCAGGTAAAGGGATTGGAAAATTGCAAGATCATAAACAAGTTGCCAAAGTTTATACTTCTTATGTAGGAGGACATCCGGCATATGGTCAGTGTATGGACTCAGGCGAAGTTGAAGTTGTTCTAGTACCCCAGGGAACGCTGGCAGAGCAAATCCGTGCGGCTGGAGCAGGTTTAGGGGGAGTATTAACCCCTACAGGTGTGGGAACGATAGCTGCTCAAGGAAAGCAGGAAGTGGTTATTCATGATAAGACGTATCTTATGGAACTTGCCTTGTCCGCTGATGTGGCATTCATTAAAGCACATCAGGCTGATACCAGCGGGAATTTAGTCTACCGCCGTTGTGCCAGAAATTTTAATCCCATTATGGCGACAGCGGCCAAGATTGTGATTGCAGAAGTCGAAGAAATTGTTCCTGTAGGAGCCATCGACCCTGATCAGGTGATAACACCCGGTATTTTTGTGGATTTTATAGTCAAAGGGGACATCGAGTATGGCAGGAATGGATAA
- a CDS encoding peroxiredoxin produces MSAKVGQKAPHFTMSTTENIETLEHVVKLEDYQGKWLVLFFYPLDFTFVCPTEIKGFNSKLDEFKKINAEILGVSTDSVYSHRAWIRASREEGGLGELSYPLASDITKQVSRDYDVLIEEQGVSLRGLFIIDPEGIIRYQIVSDLNVGRSVDEILRVLKAFQTGGLCPIDWQPGEKTL; encoded by the coding sequence ATGTCAGCTAAAGTTGGTCAAAAAGCCCCGCATTTCACTATGTCTACTACAGAGAATATAGAAACATTGGAGCATGTTGTAAAGCTTGAAGATTATCAAGGAAAATGGCTGGTTCTTTTCTTTTATCCCTTAGATTTTACATTCGTTTGCCCAACAGAAATCAAAGGATTTAATTCTAAGTTAGATGAATTCAAGAAGATTAATGCAGAAATCCTTGGTGTTAGTACTGACAGTGTATATTCACATCGTGCTTGGATTAGAGCTTCAAGAGAAGAAGGCGGATTAGGTGAACTTAGCTATCCACTTGCATCTGATATTACAAAACAAGTATCCAGAGATTATGATGTTTTAATTGAAGAACAAGGTGTGTCTCTGCGAGGTTTGTTTATCATTGATCCAGAAGGTATAATTCGTTATCAAATCGTTAGCGATTTAAATGTAGGACGCAGTGTGGATGAAATATTGCGGGTATTAAAAGCTTTCCAAACTGGCGGATTATGCCCAATCGATTGGCAGCCCGGTGAGAAAACACTATAA
- a CDS encoding metallophosphoesterase: MNSYILILGVLLLVYAAGNYYIGLRFFQSFRSIIEPYTVFYWSGYAFLAISKLVGRIGRRKFPGFANDIIIIIGDYWLAAAYYFFLFWIIIDFGNFLSDVLFHRPIIQGPSLGLIMLMLVGLLLIYGRWNACNPRVQRYDVVIPKDVSNLSSIHAVMVSDVHLGTIVDNTRLEKMVNTINELNPDIVFLVGDTIDEDVQRFIKMKMSEGLKKLNSQYGVFAVLGNHEYLGSDSQIAIEQLKQSGVCVLRDEYQLVNNQFYIVGRDDPTSVKVRGQQRLDLSAVMQGIDTNLPIILLDHQPFKLTEGQLNGVDLQLSGHTHHGQFFPNQYITKRMFEIDWGYLKKDRYQVIVSCGFGTWGPPIRIGNCPEIIDLMIHFDKEA, from the coding sequence ATGAATTCTTATATTCTGATATTGGGTGTATTGTTATTGGTTTATGCTGCAGGTAATTATTATATTGGTTTACGCTTTTTTCAATCTTTCCGCAGCATAATAGAACCTTATACGGTGTTTTATTGGAGCGGATATGCTTTTTTAGCAATTTCTAAATTGGTGGGAAGAATCGGGAGAAGAAAATTTCCGGGCTTTGCGAATGATATCATTATTATTATTGGGGATTACTGGCTTGCGGCAGCGTATTACTTTTTTCTATTCTGGATTATAATCGACTTTGGAAATTTTCTAAGTGATGTATTGTTTCATAGGCCGATCATCCAAGGGCCATCGTTAGGTTTGATTATGCTGATGTTAGTTGGATTGCTTTTGATTTACGGGAGATGGAATGCTTGTAATCCTCGTGTTCAGCGTTATGATGTGGTGATTCCAAAGGATGTGAGTAATTTATCAAGTATTCATGCAGTTATGGTGTCAGATGTGCATCTTGGTACGATTGTTGACAATACTCGTCTTGAAAAAATGGTCAATACAATTAACGAACTAAATCCTGATATTGTATTTCTGGTAGGAGATACCATTGATGAAGATGTACAGCGTTTCATCAAGATGAAAATGTCAGAAGGCTTAAAAAAATTGAATTCCCAATATGGTGTATTTGCAGTGCTTGGAAATCATGAATATCTCGGAAGTGACAGCCAGATTGCAATAGAGCAATTAAAACAGTCTGGTGTCTGCGTACTGCGTGATGAATACCAGTTGGTGAATAATCAGTTTTATATCGTTGGACGGGATGATCCTACATCAGTTAAGGTAAGGGGACAGCAGCGGCTGGATCTGTCTGCGGTAATGCAAGGTATTGATACAAATCTGCCTATTATTTTACTTGATCATCAACCCTTCAAATTGACTGAAGGACAGCTTAATGGTGTTGATCTGCAGTTATCCGGGCATACCCATCATGGACAGTTTTTCCCTAATCAGTATATAACCAAGCGCATGTTTGAAATTGACTGGGGTTATTTGAAAAAAGATCGTTATCAGGTAATTGTCTCTTGCGGTTTTGGTACATGGGGCCCTCCGATACGAATTGGTAATTGTCCAGAAATTATTGATTTGATGATCCATTTTGATAAAGAAGCATAA
- a CDS encoding DUF2087 domain-containing protein — protein MNNIPELFWHATQNEIKQGYLYNEDADEFTCLICGENIQNGIIYPENNILYEAKKYIEIHIAKYHHSSFHFLLNLDKKLTGLTDHQKLILELFYEGNSDNDVAKVLETGSTSTIRNHRFSLREKQKQAKIFLAIMELLGEQTPKKQSFIDIPRNAKQVDERFAITEQENESILNSYFKQGLNGPLDSFPLKEKKRVAILRHILKKFTANQRYTEKEVNAILKPLYEDYVLLRRLLIDYGFMARTQDGSSYWLTL, from the coding sequence ATGAACAACATTCCAGAATTATTTTGGCATGCAACGCAAAATGAAATCAAACAAGGGTATTTGTACAATGAAGATGCCGATGAATTTACATGCCTCATCTGCGGCGAAAATATCCAAAATGGCATCATCTATCCTGAGAATAATATTCTATATGAAGCAAAAAAATATATTGAAATTCATATTGCCAAATACCATCATTCATCTTTTCACTTTTTGCTTAATCTAGATAAAAAATTAACCGGATTGACTGATCATCAAAAGCTAATTCTTGAGCTTTTCTATGAGGGAAATAGTGATAATGATGTAGCAAAAGTATTGGAGACAGGCAGTACATCAACCATCCGCAATCATCGTTTTTCCTTACGGGAAAAGCAGAAACAAGCCAAAATCTTTTTAGCAATTATGGAGCTGCTAGGAGAACAAACACCAAAGAAACAAAGTTTTATTGACATTCCGCGTAATGCAAAGCAAGTGGATGAGCGCTTTGCAATTACAGAGCAGGAGAACGAAAGTATTTTAAACAGTTATTTTAAACAAGGGCTTAACGGTCCTTTAGATTCCTTTCCTCTCAAAGAAAAAAAACGAGTAGCTATCCTGCGGCATATTCTTAAGAAATTTACTGCCAATCAGCGTTATACTGAAAAAGAAGTAAACGCCATACTAAAACCTTTATATGAAGATTATGTGCTTTTGCGCCGTCTTCTTATCGATTATGGATTTATGGCACGAACTCAGGATGGCAGTTCCTACTGGCTTACATTGTAA
- a CDS encoding DoxX family protein yields MKKLLIWLNQWSVSYIDLGLLVFRLVLGGMFMWHGYPKIAGGVEKWAALGKSMEVFGIAFAPAFWGFMSAFAEFFGGLFFAIGFLYRPMSLLLASNMLVAFSTQMLSDKGLMKASQSFENGGSFFAAFFIGPGRYSLDELMGLNEAKKSRFAKFE; encoded by the coding sequence ATGAAAAAACTTTTGATTTGGCTTAATCAATGGAGCGTTTCTTATATTGATCTTGGATTGTTAGTATTTCGTTTGGTACTAGGTGGTATGTTTATGTGGCATGGATATCCTAAGATTGCTGGCGGAGTTGAAAAATGGGCTGCTCTGGGGAAATCGATGGAGGTATTTGGCATTGCATTTGCTCCAGCTTTTTGGGGCTTTATGTCTGCATTTGCAGAATTCTTTGGAGGATTGTTTTTTGCCATTGGATTTTTATATCGTCCCATGTCTTTATTGTTAGCGAGCAATATGCTTGTTGCTTTTTCTACTCAGATGTTGAGTGACAAAGGATTAATGAAGGCTTCTCAATCCTTTGAAAATGGAGGAAGTTTCTTTGCAGCATTCTTTATTGGACCAGGCAGATATAGTTTGGATGAGTTAATGGGATTGAATGAAGCAAAGAAATCTCGATTTGCTAAATTTGAATAA
- a CDS encoding EVE domain-containing protein, producing the protein MAYWLAKTEPESFSYGDLEKLGQDRWNGVKNFAALKHMKQMKLGDLVFIYHTGKEKAIIGVAEVISTFYPDPNETDERFIVVDVKPRYPLNRPVTLKKIKSNALFQEWELVRQSRLSVMPVSEEHWNYILELSKLHYEEKNILKREEAKVMKNKE; encoded by the coding sequence ATGGCTTATTGGCTTGCAAAAACAGAACCGGAAAGTTTCAGTTATGGTGATCTTGAGAAGTTGGGGCAGGACCGCTGGAATGGTGTAAAAAACTTTGCAGCATTAAAGCATATGAAGCAAATGAAATTAGGCGACCTTGTCTTTATTTATCATACTGGAAAAGAAAAAGCAATTATCGGAGTGGCTGAAGTCATCTCAACTTTTTATCCTGATCCAAATGAGACTGATGAACGGTTCATCGTAGTCGATGTTAAACCACGTTATCCCTTAAACAGGCCAGTAACATTAAAAAAAATTAAAAGTAATGCTCTCTTTCAAGAATGGGAACTCGTGCGTCAATCACGTCTTTCCGTTATGCCTGTAAGTGAAGAACACTGGAACTACATACTAGAGCTAAGCAAGCTGCACTATGAGGAAAAAAACATTTTGAAACGCGAAGAGGCGAAGGTTATGAAGAATAAGGAATAA
- a CDS encoding 3-oxoacid CoA-transferase subunit B has protein sequence MAGMDKRIRVAQRVAQELKNGEVVNLGIGLPTLVANYLPQGIAIILHSENGFLGIGAEPECGKEDKDLVNAGGKSVSILPNGSCFDSAMSFAIIRGGHVDVTVLGALEVDEKGNLANWMVPGKKVTGMGGAMDLVTGAKKVIIAMEHVNKDGSPKIVKECTMPLTAKGEVDLIVTDMAVIAVQSDGLHLLEIGEGTTVEEVLSSTGARLILPKDGIAI, from the coding sequence ATGGCAGGAATGGATAAGCGTATTCGGGTGGCTCAGCGAGTTGCTCAAGAACTTAAGAATGGTGAAGTGGTCAACTTAGGTATTGGTTTGCCTACTTTAGTTGCCAATTATCTGCCTCAGGGAATTGCTATTATTCTTCACTCAGAGAATGGTTTTCTAGGTATTGGCGCAGAACCAGAGTGTGGAAAAGAAGATAAAGATTTGGTCAATGCCGGGGGAAAATCCGTTAGTATCTTACCCAATGGCAGTTGCTTTGACAGTGCCATGTCCTTTGCGATTATACGTGGGGGGCATGTGGATGTAACCGTACTTGGTGCATTGGAAGTAGATGAAAAAGGAAACTTAGCAAATTGGATGGTACCAGGCAAAAAGGTTACTGGTATGGGGGGAGCCATGGATTTAGTTACAGGTGCAAAAAAAGTAATAATTGCCATGGAACATGTAAATAAAGATGGCTCGCCCAAAATTGTCAAGGAATGTACAATGCCTTTAACAGCAAAGGGAGAAGTCGATTTAATCGTAACCGACATGGCAGTCATTGCAGTTCAGTCAGATGGCCTGCATCTGCTGGAAATTGGTGAAGGTACTACTGTAGAAGAAGTATTGTCTTCAACAGGTGCGAGACTGATTTTACCAAAAGACGGTATTGCTATTTAG